The following proteins are co-located in the Leptospira weilii genome:
- a CDS encoding UpxY family transcription antiterminator produces the protein MIENSEVNEWYALYTNPRAEKKLKRLLQERKIECFLPLISKKKKWSDRWKVVEEPMYPSYIFVKILFFQDRVKILQLPGAHHFVFYGGKPYVIPDEDLNLVRIFLETYPDRIQVEIQERLLPGKKILIQEGPFAGFKAEIIQRKNEEQIIVKFPGMNLMTSVTLDVKTLKLEETLGSNF, from the coding sequence ATGATAGAGAATTCTGAAGTCAACGAATGGTATGCTCTTTATACCAATCCCAGAGCCGAAAAAAAATTAAAACGATTACTTCAAGAAAGAAAAATCGAATGCTTTCTTCCTTTAATTTCTAAAAAGAAAAAATGGTCCGACCGCTGGAAAGTCGTCGAAGAACCGATGTATCCTTCTTATATTTTTGTAAAAATCTTATTTTTTCAAGACAGAGTCAAAATTTTACAATTACCCGGAGCGCACCATTTCGTATTCTATGGCGGAAAACCCTATGTAATTCCGGACGAAGATCTTAACTTAGTTCGGATTTTTTTGGAAACGTATCCGGACAGAATTCAAGTTGAGATCCAGGAAAGACTTCTTCCGGGTAAAAAGATTCTCATTCAAGAAGGGCCTTTTGCAGGATTTAAAGCCGAAATTATCCAAAGAAAAAACGAGGAGCAAATCATCGTCAAATTTCCTGGAATGAATTTGATGACTTCGGTAACTTTGGATGTAAAAACGTTAAAATTGGAGGAAACTCTTGGATCCAATTTTTGA
- a CDS encoding M50 family metallopeptidase, whose product MGNRFLRLTIFISIVLTLFSFWDHRLVGYLKDFVVFIHEIGHAVAALLTGGSVHTIELHGNESGETIAIPSSGTSSFIFVVSAGYLGSCLMGGFLLNRGFSGKMIRPTLISFGTILLLMTISYSKPGNLAQYTGILWGLGFVILGFFNLKINRFVLVFIGTSISLYSLYDLLDFTGNIAYTDAGIMAAWITGANPTQGVPKSVIVLGYLIALLWSFFSLSIIFVSIKKVFQSSLQEQEVVPQAEHSFQENGNTEIPFPGEVTPEVMEWFFSKGLDLNGKPLPTEFLEKEEL is encoded by the coding sequence ATGGGGAATCGGTTTCTCAGGCTGACGATTTTTATTTCCATAGTGCTCACGCTTTTTTCCTTTTGGGATCATCGTCTTGTCGGTTATCTAAAAGACTTTGTCGTTTTCATCCATGAAATCGGTCATGCGGTTGCCGCTTTGTTGACCGGAGGTTCGGTTCATACGATCGAACTTCACGGAAATGAATCAGGAGAAACCATCGCGATACCAAGTTCCGGAACCAGCTCTTTTATTTTCGTAGTATCTGCCGGATATTTGGGATCTTGTTTGATGGGAGGTTTTTTATTAAACCGGGGTTTTTCCGGAAAAATGATACGCCCGACCTTGATTTCCTTCGGAACGATTCTTTTGCTTATGACAATTTCTTATTCCAAACCCGGAAATCTCGCTCAATATACCGGAATTCTTTGGGGTTTAGGATTTGTGATACTCGGATTTTTCAATCTTAAAATCAATCGATTCGTTCTTGTCTTTATAGGAACGAGCATTTCTCTTTATAGTTTGTACGATCTTTTGGATTTTACAGGAAACATCGCGTATACGGATGCGGGGATTATGGCGGCGTGGATTACGGGAGCAAACCCTACGCAAGGAGTTCCGAAATCCGTGATCGTCTTGGGATATTTGATTGCTCTCCTTTGGTCCTTTTTTAGCTTATCCATCATATTTGTATCTATTAAAAAAGTTTTCCAATCGAGTCTTCAAGAGCAGGAAGTAGTTCCGCAAGCGGAACATTCTTTCCAAGAAAACGGAAATACAGAAATACCGTTTCCGGGGGAGGTAACTCCCGAAGTTATGGAATGGTTTTTTAGCAAGGGACTTGATTTAAACGGAAAACCCTTGCCGACGGAGTTTTTGGAAAAAGAAGAATTATGA
- the tsaB gene encoding tRNA (adenosine(37)-N6)-threonylcarbamoyltransferase complex dimerization subunit type 1 TsaB, protein MRKILFFDATNQWIIVETFHLNNDGELKAVASYFGIHPRESSKFLIQELQNVLRESDWKVPDLIGCALGPGSFTGLRIAVATARNLSQLWKIPSIGFDSLNIYASFYHQETGDPVVVGIEAKQKKIYFGMEDARGFFGSIDVKPNDILDKIPEDRLQTFLTSQKYSDNPEFFSGNSILENLPSASAILNRNVDLIHEALEFTDRFPYWKLVPNYIRGTYVDDKPTV, encoded by the coding sequence ATGAGGAAGATTCTATTTTTTGACGCGACAAATCAGTGGATCATTGTAGAAACCTTTCATTTGAACAACGATGGGGAATTAAAGGCAGTTGCTTCCTATTTCGGAATTCATCCTAGAGAATCTTCCAAATTTCTGATTCAAGAATTGCAAAACGTTTTAAGAGAATCGGATTGGAAAGTTCCCGATTTGATCGGTTGCGCGCTCGGCCCGGGATCTTTTACGGGGCTTAGAATCGCGGTTGCGACTGCGAGAAATCTATCGCAACTTTGGAAGATTCCGTCAATCGGATTTGACAGTTTGAATATTTATGCCTCGTTTTATCACCAAGAAACCGGTGATCCGGTCGTTGTCGGGATCGAAGCCAAACAAAAAAAAATTTATTTCGGAATGGAGGATGCGAGAGGATTTTTCGGATCTATCGATGTAAAACCGAACGATATTCTTGATAAAATTCCGGAAGATCGTTTACAGACATTCTTGACTTCTCAAAAATATTCGGATAACCCTGAGTTTTTTTCGGGGAATTCCATATTAGAAAATCTTCCTTCCGCGTCGGCGATCTTGAATCGAAACGTCGATTTAATTCATGAGGCTTTGGAATTTACGGATCGATTTCCGTATTGGAAACTCGTGCCGAATTATATACGCGGAACCTACGTCGACGATAAACCGACAGTTTAG
- a CDS encoding type I 3-dehydroquinate dehydratase: MNVREFKIVLTINEDEFFSLEKHPACDWIEIRLDLFSPKNIGQKLADKIETLNAQCIFTYRQAGDTDQITSYKKEEFDFYQVVSRINPKNHYLDLELNRSNDLFKIHADGGFGLVRSVHKFDGILSEQEIRDWVRKDPYLERKKHDSILPLVYKFAVFPNSIHELTEFLFSFRKIANEFKKSNILFIGICMGPLGIISRVFPDSFGSIFTYCCLNEPKAPGQVDLNSLIRLRNLF, from the coding sequence ATGAACGTTCGAGAGTTTAAAATCGTTCTTACGATAAACGAAGACGAATTTTTTTCTCTCGAAAAACATCCCGCTTGCGATTGGATCGAAATTCGTCTCGACCTATTTTCTCCGAAAAACATCGGACAAAAACTCGCGGATAAAATCGAAACATTGAACGCGCAATGTATTTTCACTTACAGACAAGCAGGTGATACCGATCAAATTACGTCGTATAAAAAAGAAGAATTCGATTTTTATCAAGTAGTTTCTAGAATCAATCCTAAGAATCATTATCTTGACTTGGAATTAAATCGTTCCAACGATCTTTTTAAAATACACGCGGACGGCGGTTTCGGTTTGGTTCGATCCGTTCATAAGTTCGACGGAATTTTGTCGGAACAAGAAATCAGGGATTGGGTTCGTAAGGATCCTTATTTAGAAAGAAAAAAGCACGACTCAATCCTTCCTTTAGTTTATAAATTCGCCGTATTTCCGAATTCTATTCACGAACTGACAGAGTTTCTTTTTTCTTTTAGGAAGATCGCAAACGAATTCAAAAAATCAAATATACTTTTCATAGGAATCTGTATGGGACCTTTAGGAATAATTTCAAGAGTGTTCCCCGATTCTTTCGGCTCCATTTTCACTTATTGTTGCTTGAACGAACCGAAAGCGCCCGGTCAAGTGGACTTGAACTCTTTAATCCGACTGAGAAATTTATTTTAA
- a CDS encoding LIC_10042 family TonB-like protein, whose protein sequence is MSTRLSFFISGSFHILLFLFFSTTFFKFPQIENLKIHLKKGVSQSVTLNFLQEGVGENSKSFMSENSNNVGTLQKEIEKFKNEIHFPQGALDQRLESDCSWEVRIKSDGRGEIFRTLQPCKYSIFEVEFNRALRTWKFDLKEGTNLLIPVSFKVYDREF, encoded by the coding sequence GTGAGCACTCGGCTTTCTTTTTTTATCTCCGGTTCGTTTCATATTTTATTATTTCTTTTTTTTTCTACGACTTTCTTTAAATTTCCACAAATTGAGAATTTAAAAATCCATCTCAAAAAGGGAGTAAGTCAAAGCGTAACTCTGAACTTTTTACAAGAAGGTGTGGGGGAAAATTCCAAATCTTTTATGTCTGAAAATTCGAATAACGTGGGAACCTTACAAAAAGAAATTGAAAAATTTAAGAATGAAATTCACTTTCCGCAAGGAGCTCTCGATCAAAGACTGGAATCGGATTGTTCTTGGGAAGTAAGAATAAAATCTGACGGAAGGGGCGAAATTTTTAGAACTCTTCAGCCTTGTAAATATTCGATCTTCGAAGTCGAATTCAATAGGGCCCTGAGAACTTGGAAATTCGATCTTAAAGAGGGAACAAACCTGCTCATTCCGGTTTCCTTTAAAGTATATGATAGAGAATTCTGA
- a CDS encoding tetratricopeptide repeat protein, whose amino-acid sequence MAFRILFFSIFFCSFLTSLYADLKEGKKAYAKKDFSKAMDEFQKFNNANPASGEAWMYMGYIYEYRRDYPKSIQSFKKAVSLSLPKKDLVNCYQKIILYFNYQRDYHEVISYSNRLLRIDPDLIHIQKIKATAEERLSSGHVVHHRPKKHTEESEIDGPSTEEDYLKILKKEPNDVSARWNLSLVYANHKKFQQAENLLGELVRDFPEKDDYLYKYGIILIRLEKYSEALGVLDKLESKIGMNNPKMLYYTNLNQAVAYHKMKRYEEAVKYYRKSYAVNATIQPLIGLTKLKYEIRDCENSIKTAEKALEFGERTHEIRMYLALCKIQNKEENEGYTILKEIASKLEKENPEFKNLSDVYNDGILKLARYYTNHGEYTKALRYFHSVQVSEEEEREYRFYLGKAYYYTGKVDQAILLLVKVNGSSGAYYLLAKCYANKDDLEKTMEYIRKAANMKPEIWSAAAEEKEFERFKEKSSFKSFLETKGSNQETNQNSQALDKT is encoded by the coding sequence ATGGCTTTTCGAATTTTGTTTTTTTCAATTTTTTTTTGTTCTTTCTTAACTTCGCTGTATGCGGATTTAAAAGAAGGTAAAAAGGCTTATGCGAAAAAGGACTTTTCCAAAGCCATGGATGAGTTCCAAAAGTTCAACAATGCAAATCCGGCTTCCGGTGAGGCTTGGATGTACATGGGTTATATCTATGAATATAGACGGGACTATCCAAAATCCATCCAAAGTTTTAAAAAAGCAGTCAGTCTTAGTTTACCTAAAAAAGATTTGGTCAACTGTTATCAAAAAATCATCCTCTACTTTAACTACCAAAGGGATTATCATGAGGTGATTTCTTACTCAAATCGGCTTTTGAGAATTGATCCAGATTTAATTCATATTCAGAAAATAAAAGCCACTGCGGAGGAAAGACTTTCTTCCGGTCACGTGGTGCATCATCGTCCTAAAAAGCATACGGAAGAATCGGAGATTGATGGACCAAGTACGGAAGAAGATTATCTTAAAATTCTTAAAAAAGAGCCGAACGACGTTTCCGCTCGTTGGAATCTTTCTCTTGTTTATGCAAATCATAAAAAGTTTCAACAGGCAGAAAATCTTTTGGGAGAACTTGTGAGGGACTTTCCCGAAAAGGATGATTATCTTTACAAATACGGTATTATTCTCATTCGTCTTGAAAAATATTCGGAAGCTCTTGGGGTTTTGGATAAACTCGAGAGTAAGATCGGAATGAACAATCCTAAGATGTTATATTATACTAATTTAAACCAAGCGGTTGCATATCATAAAATGAAGCGTTACGAAGAGGCGGTGAAATACTATAGGAAATCTTACGCTGTAAACGCTACGATCCAACCTTTAATCGGGTTGACGAAACTTAAATACGAGATTAGAGATTGTGAAAATTCGATTAAAACTGCAGAGAAGGCGCTTGAATTCGGCGAAAGGACGCATGAGATTCGAATGTACTTGGCCCTCTGCAAAATTCAAAATAAGGAAGAAAATGAAGGATATACCATATTAAAGGAAATCGCCTCCAAACTGGAAAAAGAAAATCCCGAGTTCAAGAATTTGTCCGATGTTTACAATGACGGAATTTTAAAATTAGCCCGTTACTATACGAATCATGGAGAATACACAAAAGCCCTTCGTTATTTTCATTCTGTTCAAGTTTCTGAGGAAGAGGAAAGAGAATATCGTTTTTATCTGGGTAAAGCTTATTATTATACCGGAAAGGTAGATCAGGCGATTTTGCTTTTAGTAAAAGTAAATGGTTCCTCAGGTGCGTATTACTTATTGGCAAAATGTTATGCGAATAAGGACGACCTTGAAAAGACTATGGAATATATACGTAAAGCCGCAAATATGAAACCGGAGATTTGGTCGGCCGCGGCGGAAGAAAAAGAATTCGAGCGGTTCAAGGAGAAATCTTCTTTTAAATCTTTTTTAGAGACTAAGGGATCGAATCAAGAAACGAATCAGAATTCTCAGGCTTTGGATAAGACTTAA
- a CDS encoding KpsF/GutQ family sugar-phosphate isomerase, translated as MDPIFEKIEKAIDTEIESILHFRKNLDPSIKQAIELILQSKGKLIVTGVGKSGDVGKKISSTLSSTGTPSIFLHPADAAHGDAGIISSEDVIIAIGKSGESEELLNLIPTIKNIGAKLISMTANVESKLAKESDIVLITPVLKEACPLELAPTSSTTIALILGDAIAMCLMELKNFKKENFALYHPAGRLGKRLSLKIDDVMRNGKDLAKVLPDAKLEDILTEITVKRQGATGVTDLSGKLLGIITDFDIRKKLKDGKLDSSISAEQLMNPNPTMFQSGSNAYEVLRQMESRPNPISVAPIVDDSRKLIGIVSIHDLLQKGL; from the coding sequence TTGGATCCAATTTTTGAAAAGATAGAAAAAGCAATTGATACGGAAATAGAATCCATTCTTCATTTTAGAAAAAATCTAGATCCCTCGATTAAACAAGCGATCGAACTGATCCTCCAATCCAAAGGAAAACTAATCGTGACCGGTGTCGGTAAATCCGGGGACGTCGGGAAAAAAATTTCTTCTACGTTGTCTTCCACGGGAACACCTTCCATTTTTTTACATCCCGCCGACGCGGCTCATGGAGACGCGGGTATCATTTCTAGCGAAGACGTAATCATCGCAATCGGTAAGTCGGGTGAAAGCGAAGAGTTGTTAAATCTAATCCCTACGATCAAAAACATCGGCGCAAAACTAATTTCGATGACGGCTAATGTCGAATCCAAGCTTGCAAAAGAATCCGACATTGTTTTAATAACTCCCGTTTTAAAAGAAGCTTGTCCTCTCGAATTAGCCCCTACTTCCAGCACTACGATCGCTTTGATTCTGGGAGATGCGATTGCCATGTGTTTGATGGAGTTGAAAAATTTCAAAAAAGAAAATTTTGCGCTTTATCATCCAGCTGGACGCCTCGGTAAACGTTTAAGTTTAAAAATAGATGACGTTATGCGAAATGGAAAAGACCTGGCAAAAGTATTACCGGACGCCAAATTAGAAGATATACTTACCGAAATTACCGTAAAGAGACAAGGCGCTACGGGAGTTACGGATTTATCGGGAAAACTTCTGGGAATCATTACAGATTTTGACATTCGCAAAAAATTGAAAGACGGTAAACTGGATTCTTCCATTTCAGCGGAGCAATTGATGAATCCGAACCCCACTATGTTTCAATCCGGATCGAACGCTTATGAAGTTTTGAGACAAATGGAATCCAGGCCGAATCCGATTTCGGTCGCACCGATTGTAGATGATTCTAGAAAATTGATCGGAATCGTTTCCATCCACGATCTCTTGCAAAAAGGTCTTTAA
- a CDS encoding methyl-accepting chemotaxis protein, with the protein MRKNLPVTSQEIEVPTNAVLISRTDAKGIISYVSQDFAHISGFSEREMVGESHNLIRHPAVPSEVFREMWETIKEGNPWSGVIKNRAKSGDYYWVDATITPVMSEGIVSGYMSVRKKATRKQIERAEILFDELRNTKSFFWKLRTGIRTLFKKLGLSGRIILYVLFVFVPLLFANFEWIQNGLFFLPTLGIICGAIGMLLLVKTILNYRKGILEVISIQKEIVSGNFLIEIPERKGSSEIFEIHSGLRILVISIWGLLVQIKENFEKNQKLYRYLSQSTEQFQLKTHDQAASVEETASASQELSSTLDGIVKSIHLQSSSLAAINDGIGKVNESIQNVSKSMNGLASQTTSIKQKASQSEETFERAILAMNEIKEYSNGISKIVGIITWISEKTNLLSLNASIESARAGEAGKGFSVVAEEISKLADQTRKSIKDIIVLIDNTTKAVDLGAEKFQRSLTIVNQLTDYISEVNSSATIVTASLFAQVEKLAEIRKSTDQVNRLGETVSESSGFQKTASEEISLSMQNIAENSESIARTSKEIKQFVDESILEATKLYEILKHFKTS; encoded by the coding sequence ATGAGAAAAAATCTTCCGGTTACAAGTCAAGAGATAGAGGTACCTACCAACGCGGTTCTAATTTCACGTACGGATGCTAAAGGGATAATTTCGTATGTAAGCCAAGACTTTGCACATATTAGCGGTTTTTCCGAGAGAGAAATGGTAGGTGAATCTCACAATCTTATTCGCCATCCGGCCGTTCCTTCTGAAGTATTTCGAGAAATGTGGGAAACAATCAAAGAAGGGAATCCTTGGAGTGGGGTTATAAAAAACCGAGCGAAGTCGGGAGATTATTATTGGGTGGATGCCACTATTACTCCGGTGATGAGCGAGGGTATAGTATCCGGTTATATGTCTGTCCGGAAAAAAGCGACTCGGAAACAAATCGAAAGGGCGGAAATTCTTTTCGATGAACTACGAAATACGAAGTCGTTCTTCTGGAAACTAAGAACAGGTATTCGAACGTTATTCAAAAAATTAGGACTTTCCGGAAGAATCATTTTATATGTCTTATTCGTTTTTGTTCCTTTGTTGTTCGCAAATTTCGAGTGGATCCAAAACGGTTTGTTTTTTTTACCCACCCTCGGTATTATCTGTGGGGCGATCGGAATGCTTCTTTTGGTAAAGACGATTCTGAATTATCGAAAAGGGATTCTCGAAGTCATTTCAATTCAAAAAGAGATCGTATCCGGAAATTTTCTCATAGAAATTCCCGAAAGAAAAGGAAGTTCCGAAATATTTGAAATTCATTCCGGCCTTCGTATACTTGTAATCAGCATTTGGGGATTGTTAGTTCAGATCAAAGAGAATTTCGAAAAGAATCAGAAACTTTATCGATATCTTTCCCAATCGACCGAACAATTTCAACTAAAAACTCACGACCAGGCTGCTTCCGTAGAAGAGACAGCATCTGCGTCGCAGGAGTTGTCTTCAACTTTGGATGGAATCGTAAAATCGATTCATTTGCAATCGTCTAGTTTGGCGGCAATCAACGATGGGATCGGAAAAGTAAACGAATCGATTCAAAACGTATCTAAATCAATGAATGGTCTTGCTTCTCAAACTACTTCCATAAAACAAAAGGCTTCTCAAAGTGAGGAAACATTCGAAAGGGCGATTCTCGCAATGAATGAAATTAAGGAATATTCCAACGGAATTTCAAAGATCGTCGGAATTATCACTTGGATTTCGGAAAAAACGAATTTGTTATCATTGAACGCATCCATCGAATCCGCAAGAGCGGGTGAGGCGGGAAAAGGTTTTAGCGTGGTGGCGGAAGAGATATCAAAATTAGCGGATCAGACTCGAAAATCGATTAAAGATATTATCGTTTTAATTGACAATACTACGAAAGCGGTCGATCTTGGGGCGGAAAAGTTTCAAAGATCTCTAACTATTGTCAATCAGCTTACGGATTATATTAGCGAAGTGAATTCTTCCGCAACGATCGTAACAGCCTCTCTGTTTGCTCAAGTGGAGAAATTAGCTGAGATCAGAAAAAGTACAGATCAAGTCAATCGACTCGGTGAAACTGTGAGCGAATCTTCCGGGTTTCAAAAAACCGCTTCCGAGGAAATTTCTTTGTCGATGCAGAATATTGCGGAAAATTCCGAATCCATTGCTAGAACTTCGAAAGAGATAAAACAATTTGTGGACGAATCGATTCTCGAGGCGACAAAGTTGTATGAAATTCTAAAACATTTTAAAACGTCTTAA
- a CDS encoding ribonuclease R family protein yields MNIKKKQTKQKKTAKPDANGQSDKNKKNRFTGRSEGFSENEIGRKILRYLRSRAGSVIQFKDLAAKIFREENQNSYGKKREKWQFEEREREITETLQILEAEGLIELEKKNILVNSNQKLLGTISISKKGDGFVKLPSGMEIFVPSQYVQSAIQGDLVEVQPNGIGKKGRLEGEITKILRRGRDLYRMIVTEKDPKFIFGKLLDIDGEEKEGYLLRKTVLMDLQDEIRLGDVLIVKLREETEHERNLYEVQFLRFESDTKEDLDLMRMLMKYNYSILYPENLILDLPEEVEENTVDDWGSRVDLRNLKCITIDGEYSKDFDDAISFVEEKNRIRFYVHIADVSYYVKPGTDLDEEAYNRATSVYLGSRVVPMLPPDLSENLCSLLAGKNRLAFTVEMEADWKGKITHAKYYKSIINVAERYTYNRAESEILSGDPKNWIFRMNEFAKTLRARRIEDGRVDLNLKENKVVTDSEHNVVEISVQDRLQAHILIEEFMLSANIKVAESIRKKKHPTLYRIHEPMNEEKLESLNAFLQLNGIKILLKDSSYEAIRAVLKELEGKPAERLFNMFLLRTFMQAYYSGEHLGHWGLGFEDYCHFTSPIRRYPDLVCHRVLQQILLGKKPLYIPEEVVTLGLHCSHQERKASDAERDYYKLKACRYLEKTGIKEFSATITGCKPHLIFVDLENPSVDACLISSEFTDEGEIRLETDFSFYSKKYSKIYTLGDKIEVELDRIDYEEIRIFVKMKKFQKKV; encoded by the coding sequence ATGAATATAAAGAAAAAACAAACAAAACAAAAGAAAACCGCAAAACCTGATGCGAACGGTCAATCGGATAAGAATAAAAAAAACAGATTCACGGGAAGATCCGAAGGATTTTCGGAAAACGAAATCGGCAGGAAAATCCTCAGATATCTTCGATCCAGAGCCGGTTCCGTGATCCAATTTAAGGATTTGGCTGCCAAAATTTTTAGGGAAGAAAATCAGAATTCTTACGGTAAAAAAAGAGAGAAATGGCAATTTGAAGAAAGAGAAAGGGAAATAACCGAGACGCTGCAAATTCTTGAGGCGGAAGGTCTGATTGAATTAGAAAAAAAGAATATTCTCGTCAATTCAAACCAAAAACTATTAGGAACGATCTCTATCAGTAAAAAAGGGGACGGTTTCGTAAAACTTCCTTCCGGAATGGAGATATTCGTTCCAAGTCAATATGTACAATCGGCGATTCAAGGGGATCTTGTAGAAGTTCAACCTAACGGAATCGGAAAAAAAGGAAGATTGGAAGGAGAAATCACGAAAATTCTCAGAAGAGGGCGCGATCTTTACAGAATGATCGTCACTGAAAAGGACCCTAAGTTTATTTTCGGAAAACTCTTGGATATAGATGGGGAAGAAAAAGAAGGGTATCTTCTTCGTAAAACCGTTCTTATGGATCTTCAAGACGAGATCCGGCTCGGGGACGTTCTGATCGTAAAGCTCAGGGAAGAAACTGAGCACGAAAGGAATCTCTACGAAGTTCAGTTTCTGCGTTTTGAGTCTGATACCAAAGAAGATTTGGATCTTATGAGAATGTTGATGAAATACAATTATAGCATTCTTTATCCTGAAAACTTAATATTAGATCTTCCGGAAGAAGTGGAGGAAAATACCGTAGACGATTGGGGATCTCGAGTGGATCTTAGAAATTTGAAATGTATTACCATCGACGGAGAATATTCAAAAGACTTCGATGACGCGATCAGTTTTGTGGAAGAAAAAAATCGGATTCGATTTTACGTTCATATTGCCGACGTTTCTTACTACGTAAAACCCGGAACCGATTTAGATGAAGAGGCGTACAATCGGGCTACTTCCGTATATTTGGGAAGTAGAGTTGTTCCTATGTTGCCGCCGGATTTGTCCGAAAATCTTTGTTCCCTACTCGCGGGGAAAAATCGTTTGGCCTTTACGGTGGAAATGGAGGCTGATTGGAAAGGAAAAATCACTCATGCTAAATATTATAAAAGTATAATTAATGTCGCAGAAAGATATACGTATAATCGGGCGGAGTCCGAAATTCTATCCGGTGACCCTAAAAATTGGATTTTCAGAATGAACGAATTCGCCAAAACGCTTCGAGCCAGAAGGATTGAAGATGGAAGAGTTGATTTGAATTTAAAGGAAAATAAGGTGGTCACCGATTCCGAACACAACGTAGTCGAAATTTCTGTACAAGATAGATTACAAGCGCATATTCTCATCGAAGAATTTATGCTTTCGGCAAATATTAAGGTTGCTGAATCCATTCGTAAAAAAAAGCATCCCACCTTGTATCGCATTCACGAGCCGATGAACGAGGAAAAGCTCGAATCTCTCAACGCATTTTTGCAATTAAACGGGATTAAAATTTTATTGAAAGATTCAAGTTACGAAGCAATTCGGGCGGTTTTGAAAGAATTGGAAGGAAAACCTGCGGAAAGGTTATTCAACATGTTTTTGCTTCGAACGTTTATGCAGGCTTATTATTCCGGAGAACATCTCGGGCATTGGGGTTTGGGGTTTGAGGACTATTGTCACTTCACTTCTCCGATCCGAAGATATCCTGATTTAGTTTGTCATCGGGTTTTGCAACAAATTCTTTTGGGTAAAAAACCTCTTTATATTCCGGAAGAAGTGGTGACTTTGGGTTTGCATTGTTCTCATCAGGAACGAAAGGCGAGTGACGCTGAACGAGATTATTATAAACTCAAAGCGTGTCGTTATTTGGAAAAAACAGGCATCAAAGAATTTTCCGCAACAATTACCGGTTGTAAACCGCATTTAATTTTCGTGGATTTGGAAAATCCTTCCGTAGACGCTTGTTTAATTTCTTCTGAATTTACAGATGAAGGTGAAATTCGGTTGGAGACGGATTTTTCGTTTTATTCGAAAAAATATTCTAAGATTTATACACTTGGAGATAAGATCGAAGTTGAACTTGATCGAATCGATTATGAGGAAATTAGAATCTTTGTGAAGATGAAAAAATTCCAAAAAAAAGTATAA
- the tsaE gene encoding tRNA (adenosine(37)-N6)-threonylcarbamoyltransferase complex ATPase subunit type 1 TsaE yields the protein MELEFRNLKLEELDKPAEFLASLILFSLGQNFHPIILLTGSMGVGKTTFASRVVKKISPSTNVNSPTYTLINKYSVPFGKNRKFSVQNFPLDSESNLKELNFYHFDLHRLKSPNELEDLGFEEIWGRAGISIIEWWQIAKGDLETLPLKIEVQFKMVSENERDIVFKSFDVETFPVLEKLWKELEKNPT from the coding sequence TTGGAACTTGAGTTTCGGAATCTAAAACTGGAAGAATTGGACAAGCCCGCCGAATTTCTTGCGTCTTTGATTCTTTTTTCTTTAGGGCAAAACTTTCATCCTATCATTTTACTTACGGGCTCCATGGGAGTAGGCAAAACAACCTTTGCTTCCAGAGTGGTAAAAAAGATTTCACCAAGTACGAACGTCAATTCTCCTACTTACACTCTTATAAACAAGTATTCGGTTCCGTTCGGTAAAAATCGAAAATTTTCGGTGCAAAATTTTCCCCTCGATAGCGAGTCTAATTTAAAAGAACTTAACTTTTATCATTTTGATCTTCATCGATTGAAATCTCCAAATGAATTGGAAGATTTAGGTTTCGAGGAAATTTGGGGAAGGGCGGGAATTTCAATTATTGAATGGTGGCAGATCGCAAAAGGGGATTTGGAAACATTACCTCTGAAAATCGAAGTGCAATTTAAAATGGTTTCCGAAAATGAAAGAGATATCGTATTCAAAAGTTTTGATGTAGAGACTTTTCCCGTGTTAGAAAAATTATGGAAAGAATTGGAAAAAAATCCGACATGA